One Catillopecten margaritatus gill symbiont DNA window includes the following coding sequences:
- the pyrF gene encoding Orotidine 5'-phosphate decarboxylase, translating into MKDIKIEDRLIFALDVPEVAQAKDLVKQLDDSVSFYKIGMEMLMTGQYFQLMDWLIAQDKKVFVDLKFFDVPETVGRTISRLSEYGATFATIHGNQALMEKAAENKGDLKILAVTALTSLDRGDLDDLGFQCNIQDLVISRAKRAFEAGCDGVVSSGLEVPFLREFVDNKLIAVTPGIRPVDNTADDDQKRVIDVATAFESGSDYIVVGRPIKNAENPYQAASDIQATIKSCF; encoded by the coding sequence ATGAAAGACATTAAAATTGAAGACAGACTGATTTTTGCATTGGATGTGCCAGAAGTCGCACAGGCTAAGGATTTGGTCAAGCAGTTAGATGACAGCGTCAGTTTTTACAAAATTGGTATGGAAATGTTGATGACTGGGCAATATTTTCAATTGATGGATTGGTTAATTGCGCAAGATAAAAAAGTCTTCGTTGATTTAAAATTTTTCGATGTGCCAGAAACTGTTGGCAGAACCATTAGTCGTTTAAGTGAATATGGGGCAACTTTTGCCACCATTCACGGTAATCAGGCGTTAATGGAAAAAGCGGCTGAAAATAAAGGCGACCTTAAAATCTTAGCCGTTACCGCACTCACCAGTCTTGATAGGGGGGATTTAGATGATTTAGGCTTTCAATGCAATATCCAAGATTTGGTTATTTCCCGTGCCAAACGCGCCTTTGAAGCGGGTTGTGATGGTGTAGTCTCATCGGGTTTAGAAGTGCCATTTTTGCGTGAGTTTGTTGATAACAAATTAATTGCTGTCACTCCAGGCATTCGCCCTGTGGACAATACCGCAGATGACGATCAAAAGCGTGTAATTGATGTTGCTACTGCCTTTGAGTCGGGGTCGGATTATATCGTAGTAGGGCGTCCAATTAAAAATGCTGAAAATCCATATCAAGCAGCAAGCGATATTCAAGCCACAATTAAATCTTGTTTCTAG
- the ybeT gene encoding Sel1-repeat-containing protein YbeT produces MKEYQEIIELANQNDADGQYELGLMYELGVGVEQDLTQAFNWYQKSANQQQAKAQYNLGIFFALGKGVEKDITQSKHWIRCANKNGYSGASIF; encoded by the coding sequence ATGAAAGAATACCAAGAAATAATTGAACTCGCCAATCAAAATGATGCCGATGGGCAATATGAATTAGGTTTAATGTATGAGTTAGGGGTGGGCGTAGAGCAGGATTTGACACAAGCATTTAACTGGTATCAGAAATCTGCCAATCAGCAGCAGGCAAAAGCACAGTATAATTTAGGTATTTTTTTTGCACTCGGTAAAGGCGTAGAAAAAGACATAACCCAGTCAAAACACTGGATACGCTGTGCGAATAAAAATGGTTATTCAGGGGCAAGTATTTTTTAA